From Pyrenophora tritici-repentis strain M4 chromosome 1, whole genome shotgun sequence, the proteins below share one genomic window:
- a CDS encoding Velvet domain containing protein: MSSNHTRNLIGMNAVNACRLNDLDGKAGFWFVLQDLSVRTEGTFRLKLSLFDIGSGTTRFSEQFTVYSAKKFPGVIESTPLSKCFAQQGIKIPIRKDAPKEIVNANEYEADD, encoded by the exons ATGAGTTCAAACCACACGCGCAATCTTATCGGCATGAATGCCGTCAACGCTTGTCGTCTCAACGACCTCGACGGCAAAGCCGGCTTCTGGTTCGTGCTGCAGGATCTGAGCGTCCGGACAGAGGGCACCTTTCGACTCAAGCTCAGCCTCTTCGACATTGGCAGCGGCACAACACG CTTCTCAGAGCAGTTTACAGTCTACTCTGCCAAGAAGTTCCCAGGTGTAATTGAGAGCACACCGCTCAGTAAGTGCTTTGCACAGCAGGGTATCAAGATACCGATACGGAAGGATGCACCAAAAGAAATAGTCAACGCAAACGAATATGAGGCGGATGATTAG